The proteins below are encoded in one region of Nilaparvata lugens isolate BPH chromosome X, ASM1435652v1, whole genome shotgun sequence:
- the LOC111052622 gene encoding uncharacterized protein LOC111052622 has protein sequence MILGLSHLRAIQARLDLRQRRMVLPPALVGQVAAVTSEKEEFEKFLEAELKKFRDVPGATHFLVHKIRLKEGAEPFQQRPYPCNPLMQAVINEEVDSMLNQWVIEPSSSPWSSPIVLVKKANGKM, from the coding sequence ATGATTTTGGGATTAAGTCATTTGAGAGCGATTCAAGCAAGACTCGATCTAAGGCAGAGGAGGATGGTATTGCCTCCAGCTTTAGTGGGACAGGTGGCAGCAGTCACTTCAGAAAAGGAGGAGTTCGAAAAATTCCTGGAGGCGGAGCTGAAAAAATTCAGAGATGTGCCAGGTGCGACCCACTTCCTGGTTCATAAAATCAGGCTGAAGGAAGGAGCTGAGCCGTTCCAACAACGTCCGTATCCTTGTAATCCACTTATGCAAGCAGTGATAAACGAGGAGGTGGACAGTATGCTCAATCAGTGGGTTATTGAGCCGAGCAGTAGCCCTTGGAGCTCACCAATTGTCTTGGTAAAGAAGGCTAATGGAAAGATGTGA